Proteins encoded together in one Paracidovorax wautersii window:
- a CDS encoding two-component system response regulator has translation MDPSRTALDPSPTYVERPVATVLVVDDTPDNLTLMGSLLRDHYQVKVANSGEKALKIAQSDSPPDLILLDIMMPGLDGHEVCRQLKARASTRDIPVIFLTARSNPDDEREGLALGAVDYITKPISPPILLARVNTHLALKATADFLRDKSAYLEREVALRTLEVQAIQDVTIMAMTSLAETRDNETGNHIRRTQLYVKTLAEHLRAHPRFEYLLNDRMIELLYKSAPLHDIGKIGIPDSILLKPGKLTVEEFEVMKTHTTLGRNAIQEAERRLGMRVAFLSVAKEIAYSHQEKWDGTGYPEGLAGEAIPLSARLMALADVYDALISRRVYKPPFSHEQACGIIVKGRGSHFDPDMVDAFVELSSDFRDIALKYPDPD, from the coding sequence ATGGACCCCTCTCGCACCGCCCTCGATCCTTCGCCCACCTACGTGGAGCGGCCCGTCGCCACCGTGCTGGTGGTGGACGACACGCCCGACAACCTCACGCTCATGGGCAGCCTGCTGCGCGACCACTACCAGGTCAAGGTGGCCAACAGCGGCGAGAAGGCCCTGAAGATCGCCCAGTCCGACAGCCCGCCCGACCTGATCCTGCTCGACATCATGATGCCTGGACTCGATGGGCACGAGGTCTGCCGCCAGCTCAAGGCCCGGGCGTCCACGCGCGACATTCCGGTGATCTTCCTCACGGCCCGCTCCAACCCCGACGACGAACGCGAGGGCCTGGCCCTGGGCGCCGTGGACTACATCACCAAGCCCATCAGCCCGCCCATCCTGCTGGCGCGCGTGAACACCCACCTGGCGCTGAAGGCCACCGCCGACTTCCTGCGCGACAAGAGCGCCTACCTGGAGCGCGAGGTGGCCCTGCGCACGCTGGAGGTGCAGGCCATCCAGGACGTGACCATCATGGCCATGACCTCCCTGGCCGAGACGCGCGACAACGAGACGGGCAACCACATCCGGCGCACGCAGCTGTACGTGAAGACGCTGGCCGAACATCTGCGCGCGCACCCGCGCTTCGAGTACCTGCTCAACGACCGCATGATCGAGCTGCTGTACAAGTCCGCGCCGCTGCACGACATCGGCAAGATCGGCATTCCGGACAGCATCCTGCTCAAGCCGGGCAAGCTCACGGTGGAGGAGTTCGAGGTCATGAAGACCCACACCACGCTCGGCCGCAATGCCATCCAGGAGGCCGAGCGGCGCCTGGGGATGCGCGTGGCCTTCCTCAGCGTGGCCAAGGAGATCGCCTACAGCCACCAGGAGAAGTGGGACGGCACGGGCTACCCGGAAGGGCTGGCCGGCGAGGCCATTCCCCTCTCGGCGCGGCTCATGGCCCTGGCGGATGTGTACGACGCGCTGATCAGCCGGCGGGTCTACAAGCCGCCGTTCTCGCACGAGCAGGCCTGTGGGATCATCGTGAAGGGCCGCGGCAGCCACTTCGATCCGGACATGGTGGACGCCTTCGTCGAGCTGTCCAGCGACTTCCGCGACATCGCCCTGAAGTACCCCGATCCGGACTGA
- a CDS encoding DEAD/DEAH box helicase, whose translation MPFSALGLSPALVHAAGQMGFSAPTPIQAEAIPAVLRGADVLGCAQTGSGKTAAFGLPLLQAVLPAATAAAPGQGPRRVQALVLAPTRELAAQVGEVLRGLAAALQPQRLKIAVAFGGVSINPQMMALRGGADVVVATPGRLLDLVAHNAVDLSAVQMLVLDEADRLLDLGFADELQRVLALLPARRQNLLFSATFPQGVAALAEGLLRDPVRIAVPDAPETAPDILQRAIAVDARRRTQLLRHLVQQEGWSRVLVFVATQYAAEHVAEKLYQAGIYASPFHGGLSQGARTQVLQEFKDERWQVVVTTDLAARGLDIAQLPAVVQYDLPRAPADYVHRIGRTGRAGERGLAVSFVTAETRAHFEHIAKRQGLQLPLEEVAGFEPQDVPPPPVGNQPPGTGGIKGKRPSKKDKLRAAAAAAQAAEGGGSPSNPSTPASGPSTAD comes from the coding sequence ATGCCCTTTTCCGCCCTCGGCCTCTCCCCTGCCCTTGTCCACGCTGCCGGCCAGATGGGCTTTTCCGCGCCCACGCCCATCCAGGCCGAGGCCATTCCCGCCGTGCTGCGCGGGGCCGACGTGCTGGGCTGCGCGCAGACCGGATCGGGCAAGACGGCCGCCTTCGGCCTGCCGTTGCTGCAGGCCGTGCTGCCCGCGGCCACCGCCGCAGCGCCGGGCCAGGGTCCGCGGCGCGTACAGGCGCTGGTGCTGGCGCCCACGCGCGAACTGGCGGCCCAGGTGGGCGAGGTGCTGCGCGGCCTGGCCGCCGCATTGCAGCCGCAGCGGCTGAAGATCGCGGTGGCCTTCGGCGGCGTGTCGATCAACCCGCAGATGATGGCGCTGCGCGGCGGCGCCGACGTGGTGGTGGCCACGCCCGGCCGCCTGCTGGACTTGGTGGCGCACAACGCCGTGGACCTGTCGGCCGTGCAGATGCTGGTGCTGGACGAGGCCGACCGCCTGCTCGACCTGGGCTTTGCCGACGAGTTGCAGCGCGTGCTGGCCCTGCTGCCGGCGCGGCGCCAGAACCTGCTGTTCTCGGCCACGTTCCCCCAAGGTGTGGCCGCTTTGGCCGAAGGCCTGCTGCGCGACCCCGTGCGCATCGCCGTGCCCGATGCGCCCGAAACGGCCCCGGACATCCTGCAGCGCGCCATCGCCGTGGACGCACGGCGCCGCACGCAGCTGCTGCGCCATCTGGTGCAGCAGGAAGGCTGGTCGCGCGTGCTGGTGTTCGTGGCCACGCAGTACGCGGCCGAGCATGTGGCCGAAAAGCTCTACCAGGCAGGCATCTACGCATCGCCCTTCCACGGCGGGCTGAGCCAGGGCGCGCGCACGCAGGTGCTGCAGGAGTTCAAGGACGAGCGCTGGCAGGTGGTGGTGACCACCGATCTGGCGGCACGCGGGTTGGACATCGCGCAATTGCCGGCGGTGGTGCAGTACGACCTGCCCCGCGCGCCGGCCGATTACGTGCACCGCATCGGGCGCACGGGCCGCGCGGGCGAACGCGGTCTGGCGGTGAGCTTCGTCACGGCCGAGACGCGCGCGCACTTCGAGCACATCGCCAAGCGCCAGGGCCTGCAGTTGCCGCTGGAAGAGGTGGCGGGCTTCGAGCCCCAGGATGTGCCGCCCCCGCCCGTGGGCAACCAGCCGCCGGGCACGGGCGGCATCAAGGGCAAACGGCCGAGCAAGAAGGACAAGCTGCGGGCTGCCGCTGCCGCGGCCCAGGCGGCCGAGGGCGGCGGTTCGCCCTCCAATCCCTCCACACCGGCCAGCGGCCCGTCGACGGCGGATTGA
- a CDS encoding response regulator yields the protein MLVVVLVALAGAWAVVEGLAHLRAADRARERTQILQRTADNLIGLTTGGPMLGAVTLMGLSEPALKDVALGRLPPQAPEALARMGVARGRFLVNAVYVLSADGTVVAHDTADTAAIGQNLAFRPYFRQAMAGAVNVYAAVGTNTLERGLYHAAPLYEGDSPASNIIGAVLLKVAFDAYDAMLGRVGHPMLLLSPQGVAFASTRPEWQYAMEPPLTQERIDAVRQLRQFGRHFDNGVASALPFLRDSREAVIDGVTYALDRHDIDWQDPGGAWQLVMLDDVSVLMPAAQRWQVGGAAFALLALLGGMVLDILRNRRRMQVAMERFQVLGAALESSPVSVVITDAQGRIDWVNAQYERKTGYTLDEVRGRKPAVVASGQTPTATYHDMWSHLIAGRSWQGRFLNRSKDGTLYHDEAILSPVYDGRGRCIAIVGLHEDASARIKEAKEREQRERLLNELLEQQTAIFDNAPPIVLVCDGVFRQFNPAFTELVRTTASRLLGARWQTLFGDDAAHAAFLERVQGALAAGLPVRESATLLRQDGSPCEVRMAGRSLKMEGCQAASLWVIEDVTDQRLLERQVAEQLVFQQALVDAIPVPLFYKGADGRYIGFNRAYEQAFGVQRDALIGKTVLDLGFLPDADREQFEGDTDQALASEQFVHREVDLPYADGEVHHTLFWLHGFAKPDGTPGGAIGTFVDITDRKRAEQELLRAKELAEETAALKSNFLANMSHEIRTPMNAIIGLSHLALKSGLDPRQSDYVAKIQQAGQHLLGVINDILDFSKIEAGKLIVEKQPFVLDRVLEGVADVVGYKAGAKGLELVLDVAADVPPHLVGDSLRLGQILINFANNAIKFTERGEVHVRVRLAEAAGPRVVLRFEVRDTGIGVGPEQLPRLFQSFQQADTSTTRRYGGTGLGLAICKSLAELMGGEVGVESTLGQGSTFWVTLPLERSEVARPQVPQAGLRERRVLVVDDNHTAASVLADMLHAMGFEVTQAHGGERALALLREATQEHSAYGLLLLDWQMPDMDGIELARRIRDMGLDHVPQMLMVTAYGREEVLHAARAEGIETVLVKPVSASVLHDTLMQPLEHGWMPGHARLVAPVPCVLPQALRGARVLLVEDNELNQLVAVELLRDAGFIVDVAENGLVALQRIAAQRYDAVLMDMQMPVMDGEAATRKLRADPRHADLPVIAMTANAMEADRQRCFAAGMNDHVAKPIDPPVLWAALTRWIRTPAQGQGGAPAALAGPASSGFLQATAGLAAEAAASLEPPGDVPGLDPALGLQRALGKPALYASMLRRFVQGQRNVDAELAEALASGDLALAERLAHTLRSVAANVGAQPLSEHAHALEQALRERQPPQALRPLQQALGRALAAIVQGIDVWVRKVDAAGQGAAAGASAATDAAAAEGALAHLRTLLRTDDPAAVDYLQQQRPLFLRLLGGGYEALEKNTWGFEFERALAQLDALRDAAPGGGAPPGP from the coding sequence ATGCTGGTGGTGGTGCTCGTCGCGCTCGCCGGCGCCTGGGCCGTGGTGGAGGGCTTGGCCCACCTGCGCGCGGCGGACCGTGCCCGCGAGCGGACCCAGATCCTGCAGCGCACTGCCGACAACCTCATCGGCCTGACCACCGGCGGGCCCATGCTGGGCGCGGTGACGCTCATGGGACTGAGCGAGCCGGCTCTGAAGGATGTGGCCCTGGGCCGCCTGCCGCCGCAGGCGCCGGAAGCGCTGGCGCGCATGGGCGTGGCGCGCGGGCGCTTCCTGGTCAACGCGGTCTACGTGCTCTCGGCCGATGGAACCGTGGTGGCGCACGACACGGCGGACACGGCGGCCATAGGGCAGAACCTGGCCTTCCGGCCGTACTTCCGCCAGGCCATGGCGGGGGCCGTGAACGTGTATGCCGCCGTGGGCACCAACACGCTGGAGCGCGGCCTGTACCACGCGGCCCCCTTGTACGAGGGCGACAGCCCGGCCAGCAACATCATCGGCGCGGTGCTGCTGAAGGTGGCGTTCGACGCGTACGACGCCATGCTCGGGCGCGTGGGCCATCCCATGCTGCTGCTGTCTCCGCAGGGCGTAGCCTTTGCGTCCACGCGGCCGGAATGGCAGTACGCCATGGAGCCTCCCCTCACGCAGGAGCGCATCGACGCGGTGCGGCAACTGCGGCAGTTCGGTCGGCATTTCGACAACGGCGTGGCCTCGGCGCTGCCCTTCCTGCGCGACTCGCGCGAGGCCGTGATCGACGGCGTGACCTATGCGCTGGACCGGCACGACATCGACTGGCAGGACCCGGGCGGCGCCTGGCAGCTGGTGATGCTGGACGACGTCAGTGTGCTGATGCCGGCGGCCCAGCGCTGGCAGGTGGGCGGCGCGGCCTTCGCGCTGCTGGCCCTGCTCGGCGGCATGGTGCTGGACATCCTGCGCAACCGCCGGCGCATGCAGGTGGCGATGGAGCGTTTCCAGGTGCTGGGCGCTGCTCTGGAGAGCAGTCCGGTGTCGGTGGTGATCACCGACGCCCAGGGGCGCATCGACTGGGTGAATGCGCAGTACGAACGCAAGACCGGCTACACGCTGGACGAGGTGCGCGGCCGCAAGCCCGCGGTGGTGGCCAGCGGGCAGACGCCCACCGCCACGTACCACGATATGTGGTCCCACCTCATTGCCGGGCGCTCCTGGCAGGGGCGCTTTCTCAACCGCAGCAAGGACGGCACGCTCTACCACGACGAAGCCATCCTTTCACCCGTGTACGACGGACGCGGCCGGTGCATCGCCATCGTGGGGCTGCACGAGGATGCCTCGGCCCGCATCAAGGAGGCCAAGGAGCGCGAGCAGCGCGAACGCCTGCTCAACGAGCTGCTGGAGCAGCAGACGGCCATCTTCGACAACGCGCCGCCGATCGTTCTGGTGTGCGACGGCGTGTTCCGGCAGTTCAACCCGGCCTTCACCGAGCTGGTGCGCACCACGGCGTCGCGCCTGCTGGGCGCGCGCTGGCAGACGCTGTTCGGGGACGATGCCGCGCATGCGGCTTTTCTGGAGCGCGTGCAGGGCGCGCTGGCGGCCGGCCTGCCGGTGCGCGAGAGCGCCACGCTGCTGCGCCAGGACGGATCGCCCTGCGAGGTGCGCATGGCGGGCCGCAGCCTCAAGATGGAAGGCTGCCAGGCGGCCTCGCTGTGGGTGATCGAGGACGTGACCGACCAGCGCCTGCTGGAGCGGCAGGTGGCCGAGCAGCTGGTCTTCCAGCAGGCCCTGGTGGACGCCATTCCGGTGCCGCTCTTCTACAAGGGTGCGGACGGCCGCTACATCGGCTTCAACCGCGCCTACGAGCAGGCCTTCGGCGTGCAGCGCGACGCGCTCATCGGCAAGACCGTGCTCGACCTGGGCTTCCTGCCCGACGCCGACCGCGAGCAGTTCGAGGGCGACACCGACCAGGCCCTGGCCAGCGAGCAGTTCGTGCACCGGGAGGTCGATCTGCCCTATGCCGACGGCGAGGTGCACCACACGCTGTTCTGGCTGCACGGCTTCGCCAAGCCCGATGGCACGCCGGGCGGCGCCATCGGCACCTTCGTGGACATCACCGACCGCAAGCGCGCCGAGCAGGAGCTGCTGCGCGCCAAGGAGCTGGCGGAGGAGACGGCGGCGCTCAAGTCCAACTTCCTGGCCAACATGAGCCACGAGATCCGCACGCCGATGAACGCCATCATCGGCCTGTCGCACCTGGCGCTCAAGTCAGGGCTGGACCCCCGCCAGAGCGACTACGTCGCCAAGATCCAGCAGGCCGGCCAGCACCTCCTGGGCGTGATCAACGACATCCTGGATTTCTCCAAGATCGAGGCCGGCAAGCTCATCGTCGAGAAGCAGCCCTTCGTGTTGGACCGGGTGCTGGAGGGCGTGGCCGACGTGGTCGGCTACAAGGCCGGGGCCAAGGGCCTGGAACTGGTGCTTGACGTGGCGGCCGACGTGCCGCCGCACCTCGTGGGCGATTCGCTGCGGCTCGGGCAGATCCTCATCAACTTCGCCAACAACGCCATCAAGTTCACGGAGCGTGGCGAGGTGCATGTGCGCGTGCGGCTGGCCGAAGCCGCCGGCCCGCGCGTGGTGCTGCGCTTCGAGGTGCGCGACACCGGCATCGGCGTGGGGCCGGAGCAGCTGCCGCGCCTGTTCCAGAGCTTCCAGCAGGCGGACACCTCCACCACGCGCCGCTACGGCGGCACAGGGCTGGGGCTGGCCATCTGCAAGAGCCTGGCCGAGCTCATGGGCGGCGAGGTCGGCGTGGAGAGCACCCTGGGCCAGGGCTCCACCTTCTGGGTGACGCTGCCGCTGGAGCGCAGCGAGGTGGCCCGTCCCCAGGTACCGCAGGCCGGCCTGCGCGAGCGCCGCGTGCTGGTGGTGGACGACAACCACACGGCGGCCAGCGTGCTGGCCGACATGCTGCACGCCATGGGCTTCGAAGTGACCCAGGCCCACGGCGGCGAGCGGGCGCTCGCCCTGCTGCGCGAGGCCACGCAGGAGCACAGCGCCTACGGCCTGCTGCTGCTGGACTGGCAGATGCCCGACATGGACGGCATCGAGCTGGCGCGCCGCATCCGCGACATGGGGCTGGACCATGTGCCCCAGATGCTCATGGTCACCGCCTACGGGCGCGAGGAGGTCCTGCACGCGGCCCGCGCCGAGGGCATCGAGACGGTGCTGGTCAAGCCCGTCAGCGCCTCGGTGCTGCACGATACGCTGATGCAGCCGCTGGAGCATGGCTGGATGCCGGGGCATGCCCGTCTGGTGGCACCCGTTCCCTGCGTGCTGCCGCAGGCGCTGCGCGGTGCGCGGGTGCTGCTGGTGGAGGACAACGAGCTCAACCAGCTCGTGGCGGTGGAACTGCTGCGCGACGCGGGGTTCATCGTAGACGTGGCCGAGAACGGCCTGGTGGCGCTGCAGCGCATCGCCGCGCAGCGCTACGACGCGGTGCTGATGGACATGCAGATGCCCGTGATGGATGGCGAGGCGGCGACGCGCAAGCTGCGCGCCGACCCGCGCCACGCCGATCTGCCCGTCATCGCCATGACCGCCAATGCCATGGAGGCCGACCGCCAGCGCTGCTTTGCCGCCGGAATGAACGACCACGTGGCCAAGCCGATCGATCCGCCGGTGCTGTGGGCGGCGCTGACGCGCTGGATCCGCACGCCGGCCCAAGGGCAGGGCGGCGCCCCGGCCGCGCTTGCTGGGCCGGCCTCCAGCGGGTTTCTGCAGGCCACGGCAGGGCTGGCGGCCGAGGCCGCGGCCTCGCTGGAGCCGCCCGGCGACGTGCCGGGCCTGGACCCGGCGCTGGGCCTGCAGCGCGCGCTGGGCAAGCCCGCGCTGTACGCCAGCATGCTGCGCCGCTTCGTCCAGGGGCAGCGCAATGTCGATGCCGAACTGGCCGAGGCGCTGGCCTCGGGCGATCTGGCGCTGGCCGAGCGCCTGGCGCACACGCTGCGCTCGGTGGCCGCCAACGTGGGAGCGCAGCCGCTGTCCGAGCATGCCCATGCCCTGGAGCAGGCCTTGCGCGAACGCCAGCCACCCCAGGCCTTGCGGCCGCTGCAGCAGGCACTCGGCCGCGCGCTGGCGGCCATCGTGCAGGGCATCGACGTCTGGGTGCGGAAGGTGGACGCCGCCGGGCAGGGCGCTGCCGCAGGCGCATCCGCAGCCACGGATGCGGCTGCCGCCGAGGGCGCGCTCGCGCACCTTCGCACGCTGCTGCGCACCGACGATCCCGCGGCGGTGGACTATCTGCAGCAGCAGCGGCCGCTGTTCCTGCGCTTGCTGGGCGGCGGCTACGAAGCGCTGGAGAAGAACACGTGGGGCTTCGAGTTCGAGCGGGCGCTGGCCCAGCTGGACGCGCTCCGCGACGCTGCGCCCGGCGGCGGCGCACCCCCCGGCCCCTGA
- the cysE gene encoding serine O-acetyltransferase, with amino-acid sequence MLARLRSDIQCILDRDPAARSTWEVVTCYPGLHAIWLHRPAHWCWGHGLKWLGRFISHFSRWLTGIEIHPGAKIGERVFFDHAMGVVVGETAEIGDGCTIYQGVTLGGTSLYKGAKRHPTLGKDVVVSAGAKVLGGFEVGDGAKIGSNAVVIKPVPAGATAVGIPARIIPSRQGQSADVTEPQQARPFTAYGITQEDDPLSQAMRGLIDNASSQEHQITLLWQAIEKLSATSQQARDCVPGDAALEGQFEARKLNELVGK; translated from the coding sequence ATGCTTGCCCGCCTGCGATCCGACATCCAGTGCATCCTCGACCGCGACCCGGCTGCCCGCAGCACCTGGGAGGTCGTCACCTGCTATCCGGGCCTGCATGCGATCTGGCTGCACCGCCCGGCCCACTGGTGCTGGGGCCACGGCCTGAAGTGGCTGGGCCGCTTCATCTCGCACTTCTCGCGCTGGCTCACGGGCATCGAGATCCACCCGGGCGCCAAGATCGGCGAGCGCGTGTTCTTCGACCACGCCATGGGCGTGGTGGTGGGCGAGACGGCCGAGATCGGCGACGGCTGCACCATCTACCAGGGCGTCACGCTGGGCGGCACCTCGCTGTACAAGGGCGCCAAGCGCCATCCCACGCTGGGCAAGGACGTGGTGGTAAGCGCCGGCGCCAAGGTGCTGGGCGGCTTCGAGGTGGGCGACGGCGCCAAGATCGGCAGCAACGCCGTGGTCATCAAGCCCGTGCCCGCCGGCGCCACGGCGGTGGGCATTCCGGCGCGCATCATCCCGTCCAGGCAGGGGCAGAGCGCCGACGTGACGGAACCCCAGCAGGCGCGACCGTTCACGGCCTACGGCATCACGCAGGAAGACGATCCGCTGTCGCAGGCCATGCGCGGGCTGATCGACAACGCCTCGTCGCAGGAGCACCAGATCACGCTGCTGTGGCAGGCGATCGAGAAGCTCTCCGCCACCTCGCAGCAGGCGCGCGACTGCGTGCCTGGTGACGCGGCGCTCGAAGGCCAGTTCGAGGCCCGCAAGCTCAACGAGCTGGTGGGCAAGTAG
- a CDS encoding inositol monophosphatase family protein has translation MSSSNLHPMLNVAIKAARAAGAIINRAALDVESVRISQKQINDFVTEVDHASEQAIIETLLTAYPGHGILAEESGNEYGAKDSEFVWIIDPLDGTTNFIHGFPVYCVSIALAVRGKVEQAVVYDPTRNDLFTATKGRGAYLNERRIRVSKRTQLRESLISTGFPFRPGDNFKNYLNIMADVMQRTAGLRRPGAAALDLAYVAAGFTEGFFETGLSIWDVAAGSLLVTEAGGLVGNFTGEADFMEQRECLAGTPRIYGQLVPVLSKYSKFASAGDKAAVRQAADNLDVPVSGAAAAPAAE, from the coding sequence ATGTCGTCCTCCAATCTGCATCCCATGCTCAACGTGGCCATCAAGGCCGCACGCGCCGCCGGCGCCATCATCAACCGCGCTGCGCTGGACGTGGAATCCGTGCGGATCTCGCAAAAGCAGATCAACGACTTTGTGACCGAAGTGGACCATGCCAGCGAGCAGGCCATCATCGAAACGCTGCTGACGGCCTACCCCGGCCACGGCATCCTGGCCGAGGAATCGGGCAACGAATACGGCGCCAAGGATTCGGAGTTCGTCTGGATCATCGACCCGCTGGACGGCACCACCAACTTCATCCACGGCTTCCCCGTGTACTGCGTGAGCATCGCCCTGGCCGTGCGCGGCAAGGTCGAGCAGGCCGTGGTGTACGACCCCACCCGCAACGACCTGTTCACCGCCACCAAGGGCCGCGGCGCCTACCTGAACGAGCGCCGCATCCGCGTGTCCAAGCGCACCCAGCTGCGCGAAAGCCTGATCTCCACGGGCTTCCCGTTCCGCCCGGGCGACAACTTCAAGAACTACCTGAACATCATGGCCGACGTGATGCAGCGCACGGCCGGCCTGCGCCGCCCCGGCGCCGCCGCGCTCGACCTGGCCTACGTGGCCGCCGGCTTCACCGAAGGCTTCTTCGAAACCGGCCTGTCGATCTGGGACGTGGCCGCCGGCTCGCTGCTGGTGACCGAAGCCGGTGGCCTGGTGGGCAACTTCACGGGCGAGGCCGACTTCATGGAGCAGCGCGAATGCCTGGCCGGCACGCCGCGCATCTACGGCCAGCTGGTGCCCGTCCTGTCCAAGTACAGCAAGTTCGCCAGCGCCGGCGACAAGGCGGCCGTGCGGCAGGCTGCGGACAACCTCGACGTGCCGGTCTCCGGTGCCGCGGCAGCGCCGGCAGCTGAATAA
- a CDS encoding RNA methyltransferase — protein sequence MKTRFILIQTSHAGNVGAAARAMKTMGFDDLVLVAPRWANVLRREETIQRASGALDVLENARIVATLDEALDGMSHLCATAMTPRDFGPPTRAPRAHFEWLMGPQRAAQAAQATQAGQPPADGAVQTPEGAATGAEAGVAFLFGSERFGMANEDVYRCHVALSIPTNPGFGSLNLGAAIQVVAYEWRMALGGFAAADAAPADAAPLAPVRADAAQVAGMLSHWERALVDIGFLDPAAPKKLMPRLNQLFNRAQLMPEEIHILRGVAKAMTEAAHGRPGAAAPAQPQAEAPASGP from the coding sequence ATGAAAACCCGCTTCATCCTGATCCAGACCAGCCATGCCGGCAACGTGGGCGCCGCCGCGCGGGCCATGAAGACCATGGGCTTCGACGACCTGGTGCTGGTGGCGCCGCGCTGGGCCAATGTGCTGCGGCGCGAGGAGACCATCCAGCGCGCCAGCGGCGCCCTGGACGTGCTGGAGAACGCGCGCATCGTCGCCACGCTGGACGAAGCGCTCGATGGCATGAGCCACCTGTGCGCCACGGCGATGACGCCGCGCGATTTCGGCCCGCCCACACGGGCCCCGCGTGCGCATTTCGAGTGGCTCATGGGCCCGCAACGTGCCGCGCAGGCTGCGCAGGCCACGCAGGCGGGACAGCCCCCGGCAGACGGTGCGGTCCAGACGCCCGAAGGCGCGGCCACTGGCGCCGAGGCCGGCGTGGCGTTTCTGTTCGGCTCCGAGCGCTTCGGCATGGCCAACGAGGACGTCTACCGATGCCACGTGGCGCTGTCGATTCCCACCAACCCCGGCTTCGGCTCGCTGAACCTGGGCGCGGCGATCCAGGTCGTGGCCTATGAATGGCGCATGGCACTCGGTGGCTTCGCGGCGGCCGATGCGGCCCCGGCAGACGCTGCGCCGCTGGCGCCCGTGCGCGCCGATGCAGCCCAGGTGGCGGGCATGCTGTCGCACTGGGAGCGCGCGCTGGTGGACATCGGCTTTCTCGACCCGGCCGCACCCAAGAAGCTCATGCCGCGCCTGAACCAGCTGTTCAACCGCGCCCAGCTGATGCCCGAAGAGATCCACATCCTGCGCGGCGTGGCCAAGGCCATGACCGAAGCGGCGCACGGCCGGCCCGGTGCCGCCGCCCCTGCGCAGCCGCAGGCCGAGGCGCCGGCTTCCGGACCGTGA
- a CDS encoding DUF6172 family protein produces MRKTFQLNLEGKQRDRLLDAARHDIHRYLRRERRRAPPAGFDTWAFDCRFGASQADAQPVAVEDIKSRIDEAAGSGAAQFYVEILARPALRSERPAGGQGSGADGVDDASDGADGSDGGGDGD; encoded by the coding sequence ATGAGAAAAACTTTTCAGCTGAACCTCGAAGGCAAGCAGCGGGACCGGCTCCTGGACGCCGCGCGCCACGACATCCACCGCTACCTGCGCCGCGAACGCCGCCGCGCACCGCCTGCCGGCTTCGATACCTGGGCCTTCGACTGTCGCTTCGGCGCCTCGCAGGCCGACGCCCAGCCCGTGGCGGTCGAGGACATCAAATCCCGCATCGACGAGGCGGCAGGCAGTGGCGCCGCGCAGTTCTACGTCGAGATCCTGGCGCGGCCCGCGCTGCGCAGCGAGCGGCCTGCCGGTGGGCAGGGCAGCGGTGCCGATGGGGTGGACGACGCATCGGATGGCGCCGATGGCTCGGACGGTGGCGGCGACGGCGACTGA
- a CDS encoding translation initiation factor Sui1 — protein MRLSDLGGLVYSTDAGRMCPGCRQPVGQCTCRAAQAVPQGDGIVRVSRETKGRGGKAVTVVRGVLLAELELVALGKQLKAACGTGGTVKDGVIEVQGDHVERVMDALKKLGHTVKRAGG, from the coding sequence ATGCGCCTGAGCGATCTGGGCGGCCTGGTCTATTCCACCGACGCCGGGCGCATGTGCCCCGGCTGTCGGCAGCCGGTCGGCCAGTGCACCTGCCGCGCTGCGCAGGCCGTGCCGCAGGGCGACGGCATCGTGCGCGTCTCCCGCGAGACCAAGGGCCGTGGCGGCAAGGCCGTCACCGTGGTGCGCGGCGTGCTGCTGGCCGAGCTGGAGCTGGTGGCGCTGGGCAAGCAGCTCAAGGCCGCCTGCGGCACCGGGGGCACGGTGAAGGACGGCGTGATCGAAGTGCAGGGCGACCACGTGGAGCGCGTGATGGACGCGCTGAAGAAGCTGGGCCACACCGTCAAGCGCGCGGGCGGCTGA